In the Thauera sedimentorum genome, one interval contains:
- a CDS encoding ATPase, T2SS/T4P/T4SS family, whose protein sequence is MLRVEIIQPDGASRTVEVPGEAVIGKGAQNEIRLDSWRIGKEHAHLFKTPAGVLIEDVGAFGGVSVNGQRINGQSSPLRPEDVIGIGPYKLKVVDLGSVLAEAGEGRDAASSAPAAPGVEEGRVAPPGRDRPDEAESPLPSGAEQARRQLEFEWRKLLHGRLLEVMDLRRQDVHQMSDERLRAETARLIAEILAETEAEIPPELDRELLSKQVLDEAIGLGPLEELLADDSVTEVMVNRYDEIYIERAGRLTRYPLAFTGHRAVVGVIERIVTPLGRRIDESSPMVDARLKDGSRVNAIIPPLALKGPCITIRKFAKRKLDAADLVRFGSLDTAMAAFLQVCVEARKNIIVSGGTGSGKTTLLNILSNFIPPGERIITVEDAAELKLHHEHLISLEARPSNVEGKGAVSIRDLVRNTLRMRPDRIVVGECRGAEALDMLQAMNTGHEGSLTTLHANTVRDALARLETMVLMAGMDLPLSAIREQIASAVDIVIQQNRFACGSRIVTSVAEITGIESGIIQMQEIFRFHNQGIGENGRVHGRFAGCGIVPSFYDELRATGRALDIEIFMSHGAALDELGEELAL, encoded by the coding sequence ATGTTGCGCGTCGAGATCATCCAGCCCGATGGCGCGAGCAGGACGGTCGAGGTGCCCGGGGAGGCGGTCATCGGCAAGGGTGCCCAGAACGAGATCCGGCTAGACAGCTGGCGGATCGGCAAGGAGCACGCCCATCTGTTCAAGACCCCGGCCGGCGTGCTGATCGAGGACGTTGGCGCCTTCGGCGGCGTCAGCGTGAATGGGCAGCGCATCAATGGCCAGTCTTCGCCGCTCAGGCCGGAGGACGTGATCGGGATCGGCCCCTACAAACTCAAGGTCGTGGACCTCGGTTCGGTGCTTGCCGAAGCGGGTGAAGGGCGTGATGCGGCGTCTTCTGCGCCGGCGGCCCCCGGGGTGGAGGAGGGGCGAGTTGCGCCGCCCGGACGCGACCGACCTGACGAGGCCGAGAGCCCGCTGCCATCCGGCGCCGAGCAGGCCCGCCGCCAGCTCGAGTTCGAGTGGCGCAAGCTGCTGCACGGGCGCCTGCTGGAAGTGATGGACCTGCGTCGCCAGGATGTCCACCAGATGTCCGACGAGCGCCTGCGCGCGGAGACCGCCCGCCTGATCGCCGAGATCCTCGCTGAAACCGAGGCGGAGATTCCGCCCGAGCTCGACCGCGAGCTGCTCAGCAAGCAGGTGCTCGACGAGGCCATCGGTCTGGGCCCGCTCGAAGAGCTGCTGGCCGACGACTCGGTGACCGAGGTCATGGTCAACCGCTACGACGAGATCTACATCGAGCGCGCCGGGCGGCTGACGCGCTACCCGCTGGCCTTCACCGGACACCGGGCGGTGGTGGGGGTGATCGAGCGCATCGTTACCCCGCTCGGGCGGCGCATCGACGAATCCTCGCCCATGGTGGATGCGCGCCTCAAGGACGGCTCGCGGGTGAATGCCATCATCCCGCCGCTGGCGCTCAAGGGGCCGTGCATCACCATCCGCAAGTTCGCCAAGCGCAAGCTCGATGCTGCCGACCTGGTCCGCTTCGGCAGCCTGGATACCGCAATGGCCGCGTTCCTGCAGGTCTGCGTCGAGGCGCGCAAGAACATCATCGTCTCGGGCGGTACCGGTTCGGGCAAGACCACGCTGCTCAACATCCTGTCCAACTTCATCCCGCCCGGCGAACGCATCATCACCGTGGAGGACGCCGCCGAGCTGAAGCTGCACCACGAGCACCTGATCAGCCTGGAAGCCCGGCCCTCGAACGTCGAAGGCAAGGGCGCGGTGTCCATCCGCGACCTGGTGCGCAACACCCTGCGGATGCGCCCGGACCGCATCGTGGTCGGCGAATGCCGCGGCGCCGAGGCGCTCGACATGCTGCAGGCGATGAATACCGGCCACGAAGGCTCGCTCACCACGCTGCACGCCAACACCGTGCGCGATGCCCTGGCCCGCCTGGAAACCATGGTGCTGATGGCCGGCATGGATTTGCCGCTGTCGGCCATCCGCGAGCAGATCGCCTCGGCGGTGGACATCGTCATCCAGCAGAACCGCTTCGCCTGCGGCAGCCGCATCGTCACCAGCGTCGCCGAGATCACCGGCATCGAGAGCGGCATCATCCAGATGCAGGAGATCTTCCGCTTCCACAACCAGGGCATCGGCGAGAACGGCCGGGTGCATGGTCGCTTCGCCGGCTGCGGCATCGTGCCCAGCTTCTACGACGAACTGCGGGCCACCGGGCGCGCGCTGGACATCGAGATCTTCATGAGCCATGGCGCCGCCCTCGACGAGCTCGGCGAGGAGCTCGCCCTGTGA
- a CDS encoding type II secretion system F family protein has translation MSDADILYLVTGVVALSTALVAWFVIDLSTVTMARYRASFTERAHFQAQEFFLFIDPRKLFVANIAVMALGAILVWSVTGSAVVAVPAFFVLALLPRWMYALFRRRRLDRFEQQLPDALMMTAGALRAGLGLNSALAQLVAETSPPISQEFGLMLREQRLGVALEQSLGNLNRRIATPSTTLVVSAMRIASETGGGLAETLERTAQTIRSRLQLEGKIRALTAQGKLQAWVVGALPLILMLVLNKMEPEAMSRLWHTREGWATLAVIGLLEFLGIYVIRRIVSIDV, from the coding sequence GTGAGCGACGCCGACATCCTCTACCTGGTCACCGGGGTCGTCGCGCTCAGCACGGCGCTGGTGGCCTGGTTCGTCATCGATCTCAGCACCGTCACGATGGCCCGCTACCGCGCCAGCTTCACCGAGCGCGCGCACTTCCAGGCCCAGGAGTTCTTTCTCTTCATCGATCCCAGGAAGCTGTTCGTCGCCAATATCGCCGTCATGGCGCTGGGCGCCATCCTGGTGTGGAGCGTCACCGGCAGCGCGGTCGTCGCCGTGCCGGCCTTCTTCGTGCTGGCCCTGTTGCCGCGCTGGATGTATGCGCTGTTCAGGCGCCGCCGTCTCGACCGCTTCGAGCAGCAGTTGCCCGACGCCCTGATGATGACCGCCGGCGCGCTGCGCGCCGGCCTGGGCCTCAATTCCGCGCTGGCCCAGCTGGTCGCCGAGACTTCGCCGCCGATTTCGCAGGAGTTCGGCCTGATGCTGCGCGAGCAGCGCCTCGGGGTGGCACTGGAACAGAGCCTGGGCAACCTCAACCGGCGCATCGCCACGCCGTCGACCACGCTGGTGGTCTCGGCCATGCGCATCGCCTCCGAAACCGGCGGCGGCCTGGCCGAGACCCTCGAGCGCACCGCCCAGACCATCCGCAGCCGCCTGCAGCTGGAAGGCAAGATCCGCGCGCTCACCGCCCAGGGCAAGCTGCAGGCCTGGGTGGTCGGTGCACTGCCGCTGATCCTGATGCTGGTGCTCAACAAGATGGAGCCCGAAGCCATGAGCCGGCTGTGGCACACCCGGGAAGGCTGGGCCACGCTGGCCGTCATCGGCCTGCTGGAGTTCCTCGGTATCTACGTCATCCGCCGCATCGTGTCGATCGACGTATGA
- a CDS encoding type II secretion system F family protein, translating to MNEDTLVIMGLALAAGLAIALLAWSLGRAVAEVPDEDREYKDPPPLGFRLVWWPIQWISYYLEPLLPAKQQTAVMGRLRKAGLDYALRPAQFVAARLVVALLAGGLFYWLLDSFDPGRTGGEPFADTLYWQAGLCGALFGWLYPAIWLRDTIQSRRRELLKALPFFLDIITLCVEAGLNFQGALHQAVLKGPRGVLRDEFQRVLRDVRAGKPRAEALRTLAQRVSEGPVTNFVASVIQAERLGMNLGPVLRAQADQQRVERFLRAEKLAMEAPVKMLFPLIAFIFPCTFIVLFFPIVVRFMEAGI from the coding sequence ATGAACGAAGACACGCTCGTCATCATGGGCCTGGCATTGGCCGCGGGGCTTGCCATCGCCCTGCTGGCCTGGTCGCTCGGCCGTGCTGTCGCCGAGGTCCCTGACGAAGACCGCGAATACAAGGATCCGCCGCCGTTGGGCTTTCGCCTGGTGTGGTGGCCCATCCAGTGGATCAGCTACTACCTGGAGCCCCTGCTGCCGGCCAAGCAGCAGACGGCGGTAATGGGCCGGCTGCGCAAGGCCGGTCTCGACTACGCGCTGCGCCCCGCCCAGTTCGTCGCCGCCCGCCTGGTCGTCGCCCTGCTTGCCGGCGGCTTGTTCTACTGGCTGCTGGATTCCTTCGACCCGGGCAGGACCGGTGGCGAGCCCTTCGCTGACACCCTGTACTGGCAGGCGGGCCTGTGTGGCGCCCTGTTCGGCTGGCTCTACCCGGCGATCTGGCTGCGCGACACCATCCAGAGCCGGCGCCGCGAACTGCTCAAGGCGCTGCCCTTCTTCCTCGACATCATCACCCTGTGCGTGGAGGCCGGGCTGAACTTCCAGGGTGCACTGCACCAGGCCGTGCTCAAGGGGCCGCGGGGCGTGCTGCGCGACGAGTTCCAGCGCGTGCTGCGCGACGTGCGTGCCGGCAAGCCGCGCGCCGAAGCGCTGCGCACGCTGGCCCAGCGGGTGAGCGAAGGGCCGGTGACCAACTTCGTCGCTTCGGTCATCCAGGCCGAACGGCTGGGCATGAATCTCGGCCCCGTACTCCGCGCGCAGGCCGACCAGCAGCGTGTAGAGCGCTTCCTGCGCGCCGAAAAGCTCGCCATGGAAGCGCCGGTGAAGATGCTCTTCCCGCTGATCGCCTTCATCTTCCCGTGCACTTTCATCGTGCTGTTCTTCCCGATCGTCGTCAGATTCATGGAGGCCGGAATATGA
- a CDS encoding glutaredoxin family protein, whose protein sequence is MSQKAHQVVNDAFRSISTVSSGQVARDTERPADTAGKVILYRNATCGYCKKAASYMHSRDIPFVERDVNASATFRDEYRAYGGKGGVPLLVFGSETLHGFSEAAFDERYARMTQSAGKTNAVP, encoded by the coding sequence GTGAGCCAGAAGGCCCACCAAGTCGTCAACGATGCGTTCAGATCGATTTCCACCGTATCGAGCGGACAGGTCGCACGGGATACGGAGCGGCCTGCCGACACCGCCGGGAAGGTCATCCTCTATCGCAATGCCACCTGTGGCTACTGCAAGAAGGCAGCCTCCTACATGCATTCACGCGACATTCCGTTCGTCGAGCGTGATGTCAACGCCAGCGCCACGTTCCGTGACGAGTATCGCGCCTACGGCGGGAAGGGCGGGGTGCCGCTGTTGGTCTTCGGTTCGGAAACCCTGCATGGATTCTCCGAAGCGGCCTTCGACGAGCGCTACGCGCGCATGACTCAGAGTGCCGGCAAAACGAATGCGGTGCCGTGA
- a CDS encoding DUF192 domain-containing protein has translation MSQPVKAVSGHSIRGPELAYVAGGQGTPSFALVLAAGFWSRFAGLMLRRPPKGAQGLLLVRCASIHTLFMRYWLDIAWLDGAGRVLACVPDLGPWRARVGPRGTVHVLELKAGSLAAMGIETGCRIEHPALQGRQPG, from the coding sequence ATGAGCCAACCCGTCAAGGCCGTCAGCGGACATTCGATCCGGGGCCCCGAGTTGGCCTACGTCGCAGGCGGGCAGGGCACACCGAGCTTTGCTCTCGTGCTGGCAGCCGGGTTCTGGTCGCGCTTCGCCGGGCTGATGCTGCGCAGGCCCCCGAAAGGAGCTCAAGGGCTGCTTCTGGTCCGGTGCGCCAGCATCCACACCTTGTTCATGCGCTACTGGCTCGATATCGCCTGGCTGGACGGTGCAGGCCGCGTGCTGGCCTGTGTCCCGGATCTCGGTCCTTGGCGCGCCCGCGTGGGCCCGCGCGGCACGGTGCATGTACTGGAACTCAAGGCCGGCAGCCTGGCCGCGATGGGCATCGAAACGGGCTGCCGCATCGAGCATCCGGCGCTGCAAGGGAGACAGCCAGGATGA
- a CDS encoding TadE/TadG family type IV pilus assembly protein has protein sequence MKRLLRARRHRGAAMVEFIVVGPVLTLLGLASLQYGLLFFHKNQLNHASFMAARAGSMAHADLGHVRAALVRALVPVHGGGGSTAELAASHARAQAEVGQYSRIELLNPTRESFDDWNSPRLEDKYGRRAIPNANLAAADPAQVGSASGQSLQDANLLKLRITYGYRPAVPLVGPIYRRYLAWLDTGEDAFNTALIEAGRIPVVTHATVRMHSDALEPDDPVSMPGPGNGGVPTDPGSPPVVDTPPPVCVTVGCTVEGGGGSDGGDDTPPACNPQTDPLGCRPIGCRAGDPSCDPMCEVACCVSTNPPVSWLP, from the coding sequence ATGAAGCGCCTCCTGCGTGCCCGGCGCCATCGCGGCGCAGCGATGGTGGAGTTCATCGTGGTCGGCCCGGTGCTCACCCTGCTGGGCCTGGCGAGCCTGCAGTACGGTCTGCTGTTCTTCCACAAGAACCAGCTCAACCACGCCAGCTTCATGGCTGCGCGCGCCGGCAGCATGGCGCACGCAGATCTCGGCCACGTGCGCGCGGCGCTCGTGCGCGCCCTGGTGCCGGTGCACGGCGGGGGCGGCAGCACGGCCGAACTGGCCGCCTCGCATGCGCGCGCGCAGGCCGAGGTCGGGCAGTACAGCCGCATCGAGCTGCTCAACCCCACGCGCGAATCCTTCGACGACTGGAATTCTCCCCGCCTCGAGGACAAGTACGGCCGGCGCGCGATCCCCAACGCCAACCTGGCGGCGGCTGACCCGGCACAGGTCGGCTCAGCCTCGGGACAGAGCCTGCAGGATGCCAACCTCCTGAAGCTGCGCATCACCTACGGCTACCGCCCCGCAGTACCGTTGGTCGGCCCGATCTACCGACGCTACCTGGCCTGGCTCGATACGGGCGAGGACGCCTTCAATACCGCGCTGATCGAAGCCGGGCGCATCCCGGTGGTGACGCACGCGACCGTACGCATGCACAGCGACGCCCTCGAGCCGGACGACCCGGTGTCGATGCCCGGGCCGGGCAATGGCGGCGTGCCGACAGACCCCGGTTCGCCGCCGGTGGTCGATACCCCTCCGCCGGTGTGCGTGACGGTCGGGTGCACCGTCGAAGGCGGCGGAGGGAGCGATGGCGGAGACGATACGCCACCGGCCTGCAACCCGCAGACCGACCCCTTGGGTTGCCGACCGATCGGCTGCCGCGCGGGCGACCCCAGCTGCGATCCGATGTGCGAGGTCGCCTGCTGCGTTTCGACCAACCCCCCTGTCAGTTGGCTGCCATGA